Proteins co-encoded in one Stenotrophomonas maltophilia genomic window:
- the nuoL gene encoding NADH-quinone oxidoreductase subunit L gives MEITLSKSLLIAVVLAPLFGSIIAGLFGRQVKRFGAQTLTILGVAVACGLSMYTFYQLMWGGAQPFNQNIYTFFEVGQYSAHVGFMVDKLTAMMMVVVTFVSLLVHIYTIGYMQDDPGYQRFFSYISLFTFSMLTLVMSNNFLQLFFGWEAVGLVSYLLIGFWFKRPTAIFANMKAFLVNRVGDFGFLLGIAGVLWVFGTLDYSQVFSQAGMLADPRAQLQIWDGTILGMQLLNEPVIWSIATVICICLFIGAMGKSAQVPLHVWLPDSMEGPTPISALIHAATMVTAGIFMVTRMSPLFELSQTALNFVLFIGATTAFFTGLIGIVQNDIKRVVAYSTLSQLGYMTVALGVSAYSAAVFHLMTHAFFKALLFLGAGSVIIAMHHEQDMRKMGGLRKYMPITFITMWIGTLALVGTPFFSGFYSKDTIIEAAELHAHLSNNWVATYGYWAVLGGVIVTSFYSFRLLFLTFHGKERFRDAHDDHAHGHGHDDHHAADAHHGDAHHDDHGHGHGPHEPHETPWVVTLPLILLAIPSIAIGFFSIGPMLYGTDWAGHHAHDAIKGQAHTFFTGIVDFYDPAKNTIGFLGEEFHGPVAFALHGMMAPAFFLTVAGFLLAALFYLWKPDLSGKARKAFAPIVSVLENKYGFDKLWIDGFAGGSVKLGKVSRWIDSNIVDGVVNLSARVVDVAAGVLRRTQSGFLYHYAFAMIIGLIALLGVLMHYLR, from the coding sequence ATGGAAATCACTCTCTCCAAGAGTCTGTTGATCGCAGTGGTGCTTGCACCGCTGTTCGGCAGCATCATCGCCGGCCTGTTCGGTCGCCAGGTCAAGCGCTTCGGCGCGCAGACCCTCACCATCCTCGGCGTCGCAGTTGCCTGCGGCCTGTCGATGTACACGTTCTACCAGCTGATGTGGGGCGGCGCGCAGCCGTTCAACCAGAACATCTACACGTTCTTCGAGGTTGGCCAGTACTCGGCCCACGTCGGCTTCATGGTCGACAAGCTGACCGCGATGATGATGGTGGTGGTGACCTTCGTGTCGCTGCTGGTCCACATCTACACCATCGGCTACATGCAGGACGACCCGGGCTACCAGCGGTTCTTCAGCTACATCTCGCTGTTCACCTTCTCGATGCTCACCCTGGTGATGAGCAACAACTTCCTGCAGCTGTTCTTCGGCTGGGAAGCGGTGGGCCTGGTGTCGTACCTGCTGATCGGCTTCTGGTTCAAGCGCCCGACCGCGATCTTCGCCAACATGAAGGCGTTCCTGGTCAACCGCGTCGGTGACTTCGGCTTCCTGCTGGGCATCGCCGGCGTTCTGTGGGTGTTCGGCACCCTGGACTACTCGCAGGTGTTCTCGCAGGCCGGCATGCTGGCTGATCCGCGCGCCCAGCTGCAGATCTGGGACGGCACGATCCTCGGCATGCAGCTGCTCAACGAGCCGGTGATCTGGTCGATCGCCACCGTCATCTGCATCTGCCTGTTCATCGGCGCCATGGGCAAGTCGGCCCAGGTCCCGCTGCACGTGTGGCTGCCGGACTCGATGGAAGGCCCGACCCCGATCTCGGCCCTGATCCACGCCGCGACCATGGTGACCGCCGGTATCTTCATGGTCACCCGCATGTCGCCGCTGTTCGAGCTGTCGCAGACCGCGCTGAACTTCGTGCTGTTCATCGGTGCCACCACCGCGTTCTTCACCGGCCTGATCGGCATCGTGCAGAACGACATCAAGCGCGTCGTCGCGTACTCCACGCTGTCGCAGCTGGGCTACATGACCGTCGCCCTGGGCGTGTCGGCCTATTCGGCCGCCGTGTTCCACCTGATGACCCACGCCTTCTTCAAGGCCCTGCTGTTCCTGGGTGCCGGCTCGGTCATCATCGCGATGCACCACGAGCAGGACATGCGCAAGATGGGCGGCCTGCGCAAGTACATGCCGATCACCTTCATCACCATGTGGATCGGTACCCTGGCGCTGGTCGGCACGCCGTTCTTCTCCGGCTTCTACTCGAAGGACACCATCATCGAGGCGGCCGAGCTGCACGCGCACCTGTCCAACAACTGGGTGGCCACCTACGGCTACTGGGCGGTGCTGGGTGGCGTGATCGTCACCAGCTTCTACAGCTTCCGCCTGCTGTTCCTGACCTTCCATGGCAAGGAACGCTTCCGCGACGCGCATGATGATCATGCCCATGGCCACGGTCATGACGATCACCACGCCGCCGACGCCCACCACGGTGATGCGCACCACGACGACCACGGCCATGGCCATGGTCCGCATGAGCCGCACGAAACCCCGTGGGTGGTGACCCTGCCGCTGATCCTGCTGGCCATCCCGTCGATCGCCATCGGTTTCTTCAGCATTGGTCCGATGTTGTACGGCACCGACTGGGCCGGCCACCACGCGCACGACGCCATCAAGGGCCAGGCGCATACGTTCTTCACCGGCATCGTCGATTTCTACGATCCGGCCAAGAACACCATCGGCTTCCTGGGTGAAGAGTTCCACGGCCCGGTCGCCTTCGCGCTGCACGGCATGATGGCACCTGCGTTCTTCCTGACCGTTGCGGGCTTCCTGCTGGCTGCACTGTTCTACCTGTGGAAGCCGGACCTGTCGGGCAAGGCGCGCAAGGCCTTCGCCCCGATCGTTTCGGTGCTGGAAAACAAGTACGGCTTCGACAAGCTGTGGATCGATGGCTTTGCCGGCGGCAGCGTCAAGCTGGGCAAGGTCTCGCGCTGGATCGACAGCAACATCGTCGACGGCGTGGTCAATCTCTCGGCACGTGTTGTGGACGTCGCAGCCGGCGTGCTGCGTCGTACCCAATCCGGTTTCCTCTATCACTACGCCTTCGCGATGATCATCGGCCTGATTGCCCTGCTGGGCGTGCTGATGCATTACCTGCGTTGA
- a CDS encoding NADH-quinone oxidoreductase subunit M yields MSNWPLLSVLIWLPIIGGALILAIRDAQTARWASLGVAVLTFVASLSLLSGYNPGVDGLQFVETHAWIPAYKIGYNLGVDGIAIALILLTTLVSVLALIGAWSAIDKRVNQYVAAFLILEGVTVGIFAATDAMLFYVFFEAMLIPMFLIIGVWGGPRRIYAALKFFLYTFLGSVLMLVALIYLYMKGGSFQLADLYALPLSAKEQTWIFFAFLIAFAVKVPMFPVHTWLPDAHVEAPTAGSVILAAIALKIGGYGFLRFNLPIVPDASQEWAWLVIALSLIAVIYVGLVALVQDDMKKLIAYSSIAHMGFVTLGTFIALWLVREAGNADAARLGLQGAMVQMISHGFVSGAMFSCVGVLYDRMHSRRIADYGGVVNVMPWFATFAMLFFMANAGLPGTSGFVGEFMVILSAFQRNPWIALGAATTLIIGAAYTLWLYKRIFFGEVANSHVAELKDINGREWLVLGVFAVGVLALGIYPKPLTDLMEPSIAKLAMQIASSKLL; encoded by the coding sequence GTGTCGAACTGGCCTCTACTCAGTGTCCTCATCTGGCTGCCGATCATCGGTGGCGCCCTGATCCTTGCGATCCGTGATGCGCAGACCGCCCGCTGGGCGTCGCTGGGCGTGGCGGTCCTCACCTTCGTTGCAAGCCTTTCGCTGCTGAGCGGCTACAACCCGGGTGTCGACGGCCTGCAGTTCGTCGAGACCCATGCCTGGATCCCGGCGTACAAGATCGGCTACAACCTGGGCGTGGACGGCATTGCCATCGCGCTGATCCTGCTGACCACGCTGGTCAGCGTGCTTGCCCTGATCGGCGCCTGGAGCGCCATCGACAAGCGTGTGAACCAGTACGTGGCCGCCTTCCTGATCCTGGAAGGCGTCACCGTCGGCATCTTCGCCGCGACGGACGCGATGCTGTTCTACGTGTTCTTCGAAGCGATGCTGATCCCGATGTTCCTGATCATCGGTGTCTGGGGCGGCCCGCGCCGCATCTACGCTGCGCTGAAGTTCTTCCTGTACACCTTCCTCGGCTCGGTGCTGATGCTGGTGGCGCTGATCTACCTGTACATGAAGGGCGGCAGCTTCCAGCTGGCCGACCTGTATGCACTGCCGCTGTCGGCCAAGGAACAGACCTGGATCTTCTTCGCTTTCCTGATCGCCTTTGCGGTCAAGGTGCCGATGTTCCCGGTCCACACCTGGCTGCCGGACGCGCACGTGGAAGCGCCGACCGCCGGTTCGGTGATCCTGGCCGCCATCGCGCTTAAGATCGGTGGCTACGGCTTCCTGCGCTTCAACCTGCCGATCGTCCCGGACGCATCGCAGGAATGGGCCTGGCTGGTGATCGCGCTGTCGCTGATCGCAGTGATCTACGTCGGCCTGGTCGCCCTGGTGCAGGACGACATGAAGAAGCTGATCGCCTATTCGTCGATCGCGCACATGGGTTTTGTCACCCTGGGCACCTTCATCGCCCTGTGGCTGGTGCGTGAAGCCGGCAACGCCGATGCGGCCCGCCTGGGCCTGCAGGGCGCCATGGTGCAGATGATTTCGCACGGCTTCGTGTCCGGCGCGATGTTCTCCTGCGTCGGCGTGCTGTACGACCGCATGCACAGCCGCCGCATCGCCGATTACGGCGGCGTGGTCAACGTGATGCCGTGGTTCGCCACCTTCGCCATGCTGTTCTTCATGGCCAATGCCGGCCTGCCGGGCACCAGCGGTTTCGTCGGTGAGTTCATGGTCATCCTGTCGGCGTTCCAGCGTAATCCGTGGATCGCGCTGGGTGCGGCCACCACGCTGATCATTGGCGCGGCCTACACCCTGTGGCTGTACAAGCGCATCTTCTTCGGCGAGGTGGCCAACAGCCACGTGGCCGAACTGAAGGACATCAACGGCCGCGAATGGCTGGTGCTGGGCGTGTTCGCCGTCGGCGTGCTGGCCCTGGGCATCTACCCCAAGCCGCTGACCGACCTGATGGAGCCCTCGATCGCGAAGCTGGCCATGCAGATCGCATCCAGCAAGCTGCTGTAA
- the nuoK gene encoding NADH-quinone oxidoreductase subunit NuoK, translating to MITLGHILALGAVLFAISLAGIFLNRKNVIVLLMSIELMLLSVNINFVGFSRQLGDPSGQLFVFFILTVAAAEAAIGLAILVTLFRTRRTINVGEVDSLKG from the coding sequence ATGATCACGCTGGGCCATATCCTCGCGCTGGGCGCGGTGCTGTTCGCCATCAGCCTGGCCGGCATCTTCCTCAACCGGAAGAACGTCATCGTCCTGCTGATGTCGATCGAGCTGATGCTGCTGTCGGTGAACATCAACTTCGTCGGCTTCTCGCGCCAGCTGGGCGACCCGTCCGGCCAGCTGTTCGTGTTCTTCATCCTGACCGTCGCCGCCGCGGAAGCCGCCATCGGCCTGGCGATCCTGGTGACCCTGTTCCGCACCCGCCGCACGATCAATGTCGGCGAAGTCGATTCGTTGAAGGGCTGA
- a CDS encoding NADH-quinone oxidoreductase subunit J encodes MDWVNIAFWVFAIAATVSAGAVISVRNPVHAVLCLVLTFFSIACVWLLVGAEFLGVALVLVYVGAVMVLFLFVVMMLDIDPTKMREGWVRYLPVGLIVAVAMLVQMLILIGVKGRAVNPFPADNAAAIAADSSNITWLARTLFTEYLLPFEFAAVILTVAVVAAVMLTLRRRTGVKSQNPGEQTMVKADQRLRMVKMDAEQPVVHSNNTPAAGEEETKA; translated from the coding sequence ATGGATTGGGTAAATATCGCTTTCTGGGTGTTCGCCATCGCGGCAACGGTTTCGGCCGGTGCGGTGATCAGCGTGCGCAACCCGGTTCACGCCGTGCTGTGCCTGGTGCTGACCTTCTTCTCCATTGCCTGCGTGTGGCTGCTGGTGGGCGCCGAGTTCCTCGGCGTGGCGCTGGTGCTGGTGTACGTCGGTGCGGTGATGGTGCTGTTCCTGTTCGTGGTGATGATGCTGGACATCGATCCCACCAAGATGCGTGAAGGCTGGGTGCGCTACCTGCCGGTCGGCCTGATCGTGGCCGTGGCGATGCTGGTGCAGATGCTGATCCTGATCGGCGTGAAGGGCAGGGCGGTCAACCCGTTCCCGGCCGACAACGCCGCCGCGATCGCCGCCGACAGCTCCAACATCACTTGGCTGGCGCGCACGCTGTTCACCGAATACCTGCTGCCGTTCGAGTTCGCCGCCGTCATCCTGACCGTGGCCGTGGTTGCCGCCGTGATGCTGACCCTGCGTCGCCGCACCGGTGTGAAGAGCCAGAACCCGGGCGAGCAGACCATGGTCAAGGCCGACCAGCGCCTGCGCATGGTCAAGATGGATGCCGAACAGCCGGTGGTCCACAGCAACAACACGCCTGCCGCAGGCGAAGAGGAGACCAAGGCATGA
- the nuoI gene encoding NADH-quinone oxidoreductase subunit NuoI produces MNRITHYFKSLLLLELLAGLWLTLKYSFKPKYTMMYPMEKFPQSPRFRGLHALRRYPNGEERCIACKLCEAVCPALAITIDSAKREDGTRRTTRYDIDLFKCIFCGFCEESCPVDSIVETHILEYHFENRGENIVTKPQLLALGDRLENEIAERRAADAAYR; encoded by the coding sequence ATGAACAGGATTACCCATTACTTCAAGAGCCTGCTGCTGCTCGAACTGCTGGCCGGTCTTTGGCTGACGCTGAAGTACAGCTTCAAGCCGAAGTACACGATGATGTACCCGATGGAGAAGTTCCCGCAGTCGCCGCGCTTCCGTGGCCTGCACGCGCTGCGCCGTTACCCCAACGGCGAAGAGCGCTGCATCGCCTGCAAGCTGTGCGAAGCGGTGTGCCCGGCGCTGGCCATCACCATCGACTCGGCCAAGCGCGAGGACGGCACCCGCCGTACCACCCGCTACGACATCGACCTGTTCAAGTGCATCTTCTGCGGCTTCTGTGAAGAAAGCTGCCCGGTGGACTCGATCGTCGAAACCCACATCCTCGAGTACCACTTCGAGAACCGTGGCGAAAACATCGTTACCAAGCCGCAGCTGCTGGCCCTTGGCGATCGTCTCGAAAACGAGATCGCCGAGCGTCGTGCCGCCGACGCCGCTTACCGCTGA